A region of Pristiophorus japonicus isolate sPriJap1 chromosome 32, sPriJap1.hap1, whole genome shotgun sequence DNA encodes the following proteins:
- the LOC139240621 gene encoding host cell factor 1-like: MTWELVVMEAQEDNLPRARAGHCSVAVNSRLYIWSGRDGYRKAWNNQVCCKDLWYLETERPPAPTRVQLVRANTSSLEVSWGSVPTADSYLLQLQKYDIPAAAAATSPALHPLPSVPAGQPKSPAPASAAPSPQQVGISLLPQQGAAVPCSAPVAAAAAALAPPQTLLGSATGIRRPGTTAVLRVASPQTPTVLASGTSLIAVRQAGQQGKVPVTMATLPTGVRMVVPAQGAQGMTIGGNTSMSGMAALAAAAAATQKISPTTIKTVAVAPGSNLPATVKVASSPIMVSNPATRMLKTAAAQVGTSGTPGSPMRPIITVHKSGTVTVAQQAQVVTTVVGGVTKTITLVKSPISMAGGSALISSLGKMVSLVQTKPVQSGMLTGQATSNPVTQYIQTKGPLPPGATILKLVTSGDGKPATIITTSQAGGGAVTKPTILGISSVSPNVVNKPGTATIIKTIPVSALMAQQGTAGVPSNAGMKSPITIFTTKVMTSGTGNPAKIITAAPKIGGGGGQQGLTQVLLKGAPGQPGTILRTVPVSGMRLVTPVTVSAVKPAVTTLVVKGTTGVTTLGTMTGAVGRGTAVGTTNLASTMGTFSSQLINQAVITVSAAQPGLAGASGLGTATPAIAMQVKAGSHLVRNSLNQPLTNTESVKNRIGES, translated from the exons ATGACCTGGGAGTTGGTGGTCATGGAAGCACAGGAGGACAACTTGCCACGAGCGCGGGCCGGCCACTGTTCGGTGGCAGTCAACTCTCGGCTCTATATCTGGAGCGGCCGTGATGGTTACCGAAAAGCCTGGAATAATCAGGTGTGCTGCAAGGACCTGTGGTACTTGGAGACAG agagaCCGCCAGCTCCGACGCGGGTGCAGCTGGTCCGGGCCAACACCAGCTCGCTGGAGGTGAGCTGGGGCTCGGTGCCCACCGCCGACAgctacctgctgcagctgcagaaGTACGACATCCCCGCGGCGGCTGCCGCCACCTCGCCCGCCCTCCACCCGCTGCCCTCGGTGCCCGCCGGGCAGCCCAAGAGCCCCGCCCCGGCCTCCGCCGCCCCCTCGCCCCAGCAGGTGGGCATCTCGCTGCTGCCGCAGCAGGGCGCTGCCGTGCCCTGCTCCGCCCCCGTCGCCGCCGCGGCCGCCGCGCTGGCACCCCCGCAGACCCTGCTGGGCAGCGCCACCGGGATCCGCAGACCAG GTACCACGGCCGTGCTGCGGGTGGCGTCACCGCAGACACCGACGGTTTTGGCGAGCGGGACCTCGCTGATTGCCGTGCGGCAGGCGGGGCAGCAGGGGAAGGTGCCGGTCACCATGGCGACGCTGCCCACCGGGGTCCGCATGGTGGTGCCAGCACAGGGCGCCCAGGGCATG ACGATCGGCGGGAACACGTCGATGAGCGGGATGGCCGCCCTGGCTGCTGCCGCCGCCGCCACGCAGAAAATCTCCCCGACCACCATCAAGACTGTGGCCGTCGCGCCGGGCTCCAACCTGCCCGCCACCGTCAAGGTGGCGTCCTCTCCCATAATG GTCAGCAATCCAGCCACGCGAATGCTGAAGACGGCGGCAGCTCAGGTGGGGACGTCGGGCACTCCCGGCTCGCCCATGCGGCCCATCATCACGGTTCACAAGTCCGGCACCGTGACGGTGGCCCAGCAGGCGCAGGTGGTGACCACGGTGGTGGGCGGAGTGACCAAAACCATCACGCTGGTGAAGAGCCCCATCTCCATGGCTGGCGGCAGTGCACTG ATCTCCAGCCTGGGGAAGATGGTGTCCCTCGTTCAGACGAAACCGGTCCAGTCGGGAATGCTGACGGGCCAAGCGACATCGAACCCCGTCACACAGTATATTCAG ACCAaaggccccctccccccaggggccACCATCCTGAAGCTTGTGACCTCGGGCGACGGCAAACCCGCCACCATCATCACCACCTCGCAGGCGGGCGGCGGGGCCGTGACCAAGCCCACCATCCTGGGCATCAGCAGCGTCTCGCCCAACGTCGTTAACAAGCCTGGCACCGCCACCATCATCAAGACCATCCCCGTGTCGGCTCTCATGGCGCAGCAGGGGACGGCAG GGGTCCCGAGCAACGCGGGGATGAAATCTCCCATCACCATCTTCACTACCAAGGTGATGACATCGGGGACAGGCAACCCCGCCAAGATCATCACGGCCGCGCCCAAGATCGGCGGGGGCGGGGGCCAGCAAGGGCTGACGCAG GTGTTGCTGAAAGGGGCCCCTGGGCAGCCGGGCACCATCCTCCGCACCGTGCCCGTCAGTGGCATGCGACTGGTCACACCGGTCACCGTGTCGGCCGTAAAGCCAGCCGTCACCACGCTGGTGGTCAAGGGGACGACAG GCGTGACCACGCTGGGCACCATGACTGGCGCCGTGGGGAGAGGCACAGCCGTCGGCACCACCAATCTCGCCAGCACCATGGGCACCTTCTCCAGCCAGCTGATCAACCAGGCCGTCATCACAGTGTCCGCAGCGCAGCCCGGCTTGGCGGGAGCGAGCGGGCTCGGCACGGCAACGCCTGCCATCGCCATGCAGGTAAAGGCCGGCTCCCACctcgtgaga AACTCGTTGAACCAACCGCTCACCAACACCGAGAGCGTTAAGAATCGCATCGGCGAGTCATAG